A window from Drosophila nasuta strain 15112-1781.00 chromosome 3, ASM2355853v1, whole genome shotgun sequence encodes these proteins:
- the LOC132788444 gene encoding exosome complex component RRP4 — MSTNAMIDLALDRVNWNDLAGNQEKLPRIFTPGEVLMPESGFMRGHGTFVEDENIVASVAGVIEKVNKLISVRPLKSRYVGEIGDVVVARVLDVGQKRWRVDTNSRLDSTLLLSSVNLPGGELRRRSAEDEQMMRRYLDEGDLISAEVQNIFEEGTLSLYTRSLKYGKLSQGILVKVFPALVKRRKMHFHKLACGASVILGNNGYIWIAPTKSEEQEGGEGGFAQNLNEVVPRSEREVIARLRNCILALAKCKLMLYDTSIQYAYEESLKYEPRELLQQHIMFDIGQQTQARLRDIDLMD; from the exons ATGTCAACAAATGCAATGATTGACTTGGCGCTGGATCGCGTCAACTGGAATGATTTGGCCGGCAACCAGGAGAAGCTGCCTCGCATATTTACGCCCGGCGAAGTGCTAATGCCAGAGTCGGGCTTTATGCGTGGACACGGTACATTCGTGGAGGATGAGAACATTGTCGCATCGGTGGCCGGTGTCATTgaaaaagtgaataaattgATTTCGGTAAGGCCTCTAAAGAGTCGCTATGTGGGTGAGATTGGCGACGTCGTCGTGGCCCGCGTGCTGGACGTAGGACAGAAACGTTGGCGCGTGGACACTAATTCACGACTGGATtcaacgctgctgctgtcgtcagTGAATCTGCCAGGCGGAGAGCTGCGACGACGCTCAGCGGAAGATGAGCAGATGATGCGACGCTATCTGGATGAAGGTGACTTGATATCGGCCGAAGTGCAG AACATCTTTGAGGAGGGCACATTGTCGCTCTACACGCGCAGTTTGAAATATGGCAAGCTGTCCCAGGGTATTCTGGTCAAAGTGTTCCCGGCACTGGTCAAGCGACGCAAGATGCATTTCCACAAGTTGGCATGCGGTGCTTCAGTAATATTAGGCAACAATGGCTACATTTGGATAGCGCCCACCAAAAGCGAAGAGCAGGAAGGCGGCGAGGGAGGCTTCGCTCAGAACTTAAATGAAGTGGTGCCGCGCAGCGAACGTGAAGTCATCGCCCGGCTGCGCAACTGCATCCTAGCACTGGCCAAATGCAAACTGATGCTGTACGACACGAGTATACAATATGCCTATGAGGAGTCGCTTAAATATGAACCGCGagagctgctgcagcaacatATTATGTTCGATATTGGTCAACAGACGCAAGCTCGCCTGCGAGATATTGATCTTATGGACTGA